aaatgctttactttggtgttgtGGGTTGTATTAAGCATGTTGTAAGTGGGTAATTGTAAATCACAAGATATCTATGAATTTCTATTCCCATGTTATGGGAGAACACAACCAGGAAATTTACTTACATGCAATTAGCTATAGAGTTCTCAAAATGCTATTATTTACCTTTGATTCTTGATCCAATCTCCATTCATAGTCTCTTAGCTGACTCTCTAAACTAGCTTTGTCTTTGTCTAGCTGCCTCATAAGTTTCTTAAGTCCTGCCTGtcagacagaaaataaaataaaaactgttATTCTCTAAATGTCTGATATTATGATGATAAAGTACTGAAGTACAGATGACTTGACTATATTATTTATCTAACTCTTCTTTCATATGACACAGAAAGTATATAACAGgacaaaatatatatgcaaaattTTGTTGACATTATGAAATTGACAGTGTATTTACTATGGTATGGGAACCCTTGTTACAGAGAATGAACTGGCATAAATATTTGTGAGGAATCTCTACAGCAAATTGTTTACTGGTAAGATGACTGGGCATATCTCACTAAAGTGACCAAGATGCTGTCatcaaagttttaaaaaaaaactttttacactttgatACCAATTAGGATACCTATAGGAATGTCACAAACCAGTAACTtgacatgtatttacaatagtacattaaatgcaaacattttgaaaacaagaatataaaaaaaattatgatctATCAATTATAAGATTACAGTACTTTGAAATTGATATATCAATAAATTTATttctcaataaacaaacttattttcactgaaaaccAGTGTAACCATATGTACTTGTGAAGAAtattcacatcatatcatatcacatcacaacacaacacatcacatcacatcacaacacaacacatcacatcacatcacatcacatatcacatcacatcacatcacatcacatcacatcacaacacaacacaacacaacaaatcacaccacatcacatcacatcacatcacatcacatcgtatcacatcacatcacatcacatcacatcacatcataacacatcatatcacatatcacatcacatcacatcacatcacatcacatcacaccacatcacatcgtatcacatcacatcacatcacatcacatcacatcacatcacatcacatcataacacatcatatcacatcacatcacatcacatcacatcacatcacatcacatcacaccacaacacatcacatcacatcacatcacatcacatcacatcacatcacaacacatcacatcacatcacatcacatcacaacacatcacatcacatcacatcacatcacatcacatcacatcacatcacatcacatcacatcacatcacatcacatcacaacacatcacatcacatcacatcacatcatatcacatcacatcacatcacatcacaacatagtactgtaaaatatgataattaCCTCATTGAGTTCATCATATGATTTCATTTCTGTGTTCTGTCCTTTGGCATTTCTTTTGGCTTCATCTACCTTTTCTCTAAACATTAATATCTGTTTTTCTAATTGTTGGTTAAGTTCTTCTTGTGTTTCAAAACGAGTTTTCCATTCATTGCCTGTAAATGAGAAGGATTATAAAAGTGAACATCAGATttagatatttttaaaatgaaaatgcaaaaattgaaaatatctgtTTTTGTAAAAGTTGTCTGTATATTATATGCAAGGGCCTGGATTATATGAACCTTAAAGGCTTTCTTCTGTGTCTCGCCAAGGTTAGCTTGCTATATTATAAATTAGTTCAcactctgtgtgtatgtctgtatagtGATGTGGCTcacactgtgtgtgtatgtctgcatgGTGATGTGGCTCAcactatgtgtgtatgtctgtatggtgATGTGGTTCACAACAAACCTTGGGTTATAAGCCACCTGGTGGGAAGTACCAGTATATGTATAGCTTGTTCATAATTCACCACGTGAGTTCAAACAATGTCAATATTATAGTTTCAAGTGTAAACAAGTTTAATACAAAGAGTGTGACTGtataacaaatatacatagattGGGTACTATACTGTCAGTCATAATAGGTGGAACAGAGATCTACAAAATGTGCACATAATctatgcatagaccctccaccaacgttggtggagggtctatggtctatgaGATTATATTTTGAATACCTCTATTCATCTCTAACATTTACATACAACTGCAAGTTACTATGACAACTTTAGTTCTGACAAGTCCAGACTCAaactaaagttattattatgattactGTTGTATGTACATACTAGTAGGTTCCAGTACAGACAAGAAAAAGCtgtttccttgtctgtggttacagTGAAAATTAACAAATAGTACAGAGTACggggaaaaaaacatttatacCGCAACCAGGATATACTTGTATGTGCATTTAAGAAACTATTCCTCTTATTTCTAAACACTTTCTAGTAAGATGGACAATGAAAGGAAAGTTTCTTTGACAGCATCCAGAATTACATTTACTTTCTAATAATGAATTGTTCCTGTACAACAAACCtgcaatataaaccatttgTAATAATACAACATTTACTAGTAGCATACCTTCCTCTCCGACTCCATCTAATCTCTTCTCCAATTCAGCAACAGTTATCCTTAATTCTCCTGTTGACTGTTCCAACATTTCCCTGAAAAccaaatatgaatcaataacaATGAATGAACATCTGCATCTGGTCACACAGTCTCTGAACAAAGCTAAAAACAATTTTCATACAGTATGATGATAATAAAGGCATTAGACAACACAACAAAATTCTAGTTATTGTCACTATAAGTATAAACCCATTGttaatattattgtatataattatttaatgttgtataatttgtttactggctgtcaaaaaaataacacattggtatcatttttttcttcaagtcGAAGGGTTCCTGAGTTTACGACTCAGTTTGAAATGGTGCAATTAGTACATTCAGTATTGATAATCAATACATGCTAATAAATGGCAAATATTTATGACAAGGCGTGGGAAGTTTGGTAAATACTGCCAGTCTGTATAAAATTGTGACTTTATTGGAATAaatgtttcatatttatatatctctCGTTTTATTTTAACAACAATACACTGTGGGGTAACTGGAGGGAAGTTGGCACACGTTGTACCAACACTGCACTGACCCCAACTAACCCAATCAATATCACTGACACTGTCTTCCTCTTTTCGttcagtatgtaaatttctaaCGACATAACGTGTACGGTGTAGGGTAGTTGAAAAACTCAGCCGGTTTCCACTCAATAGGTACTAGAAATGCGTCGTTTGGATTATCTCCACTAATGTTATGTCTTAATAAACACTAGCGTTTTATATACTAGTcaatacaaaacaacaaaaagtcactatcGCCCGTATCGGTTGCTCCCCGTGCACAACCCGGACATGATAACTTAGTTCAAACTGGATTGATTGAATAACGTTTCAGCAGTTTGCAGCCAATGAACCGTCTCAACTTTCGACTCTCGTGCAGATTACTGCTGCCTTTGAGAAAAATAGACTTTGAAAACATTGTACTTACTTCATTTGGCGTTCTTGTTGTACCTCAGCCCTCAGGCGATCTACATCGAATTCATCGTCGTCCATGTCTCCTATCGCCATTCTGTTTCTCGTCAATATCGACCCTCGACGATCACTGCGCAAGCGTGGTTGCTATTAGAAacagaacacaacaacaacGTCATCGTTCGCCCAAAGCAAAGGAAATCCGAGTTTACTCGCTtttactctacatgtacatccacaATGTGGCACGTAAGAGCTGCTTATTTTAAATGAAACCCCATTTTCCCTAAAACAATTGACTTTTTTTCATTTGGTTGAAATCCAAGATGTAAATTGTTACGATAAATGCAATCGTAGGGATATGACCTGCAAAAAGGACGATGGAACAACACCAAAACTTCCGACGTTTCGACTAAGCTTATTATGCATATGGTAAGCTTATTTAGTGTAACAAGGTCTATCGAGTAATTCTTAGAATAAAGTTAACAGTCATAGATTGATTACCTGGATGTATGTTAATTTTGTATTGTTTAAGCAAGAAGTTggatatattatttatttatttatttatttatttatttatttatttatttatttatttatttatttatttatttatgtatttatgtattcatttatcgTTCTATTATCGTTCAAGGCCTAGGCCCATTGTTTGTACTATgggttgttgttattgttgtgtgCATATCAAAGTTTATTCAGTTAATTGATTATCCtttatatgacatgacatgactttATCATATTCCCCGTCATTTTCTATAGATTCTCGTATCTGCTTCTTTTtagtataaaaaaatattgggatgatacgaaatatttcatttttttataatcTATGGGCTTCAATTTTTCATAGCGGTCTGTGTAATATGTAAACATCCAATGGGAACTACGGAAAATAAATATGGGTTCTTTTGTCTGCAAGTTATAATAGTATAAGCATACTTCAAGGGAAAGTCGCGATATAACCTTGGTAAGACAAACATTCCGATACACCCTAGCGCTCTGGAACTGGAATCGCAAATAATTCTGAGTAATGGTTTCTTGTACGATTACATTGACAATTTATCCAACCACGAGATAACATAAGTCCATTATAGATGTTGGTTGATCACGTGGTATGCATATTACGTCGATAGCGAGCATATGAAAATGACGGATTAGAACTTAATGGTCTGCGATTAGAATACCGACTTACACAAAGTAGATTTGGCAAAACAACGAAATAGACTTgactaaaataatgaaatataaattgacagatctgaaaaaaaaagaaatataaatttacTGTAGACTTGGTTGAAATAACGAAACATCAATttaatgtaaatttgtaaaatgacGAAATATGATCATGTCACGTGGCCTGCGAAATATAGTGTTTCCCGAAGTAGCTTTGCGTGTGTATCTGCATatctgtctgtacatgttttACATTATTCCCGAAAAACGAGGAAATACAAAAGTTCAAGTTCCCGCGAAACAACACACATCAAAACACAGTGTAGACAGTCGACATTCACGTACAGAGAAAGACACACACAGGAGAAGAGATGGTATATACACTTTTCGGGGACCATAAAGACTGAAGATGTGTACAGGAAATGGATAATACGTTTGGCTGCTGAAATTTTACATGTAACGATGCTTTGGTCGTGACCTTCGATTAGTCTGCTCAATGACAAagaatgtaaatattgaatgttgaCTGTTGACGATGAATAAAAATTGATATCGGGGACGTTTCAGTTTTAAACCTaatgtaacaaacaaaaaacaaattatcTCTACTCGAAATGTAGTGGCCTTCCTTCTTTTCAGGGACTGTTATTTAACCACCAACGTTTGCCCTCTTCATCACAACTTGAATTCTAGGATCGTTTTCTTTATGacttttcatttcatcatgaaatttcaatgcttgACATATTTTGGACAGTCAGAATAAAAAGTCAGAATTTACAAGTATCTTTCATGTAATGACTTTGACGCATGTCTATTCTCTCCTACCAATATCTGCCATAGTCCTTGCAACTTTGTATGTCACAAAGACAGGTAGACAAATAGGTTGACAGACCGGTAGACAGAGACATCACCTATACTATACcccataatacatgtaaaataaatatattcttaCCGAGCGCCTGTACAGGAGCGGCCTTTTGTAAGACAACATTGCAgagaatgaaatgtacaatgtttttTCACATTCCCGTATTGCGGTGATACGTACATTCTATTGTGGACTTCAGTGTAATGTCTATAAGACCACTTTAATTACATTTGAAGTAACTATGTGGAAAACAATGTGAAGTGATACAAGTATAGTGCTATCAAGTAGTACAACCGTACATGTCTTTAGTAGGGTGAAAGATATGACGGATCATGTCATGCTGTGAAACATTAACGATATATTGACGATGgagaaaaaatagaaaaataaatctGGAACTGTTGTTTATAATGTTTGGTTTGGATTTACATTAAATGATGTATTACTGTATTCTGCTACTCGCATCAATGGAACTTGAGAATAAAGTCATTCAATACAGCAATGTATTAGTTCGGTCTGTTGGTCGACTAATTCACCCACAATCAATAGATAATTAAAGtggtctacctacctacctacctgcctacctgcctacccactagtctatcagctagccctcggatgttcttccgataaaatacgacacacagccgaacaacgctatcgaggatggacgggcaagccctcacatgcgaacttcgttcgcttatagttatagcatcgaaagaaagcccgaacgtctagcagcaagactacctacctacctgcctgcctacatacctacctacctacctacccacctgcctacctgcctgcctgcctgcctgcctgcctacctacctacctacctaccaccaTACTTGTATTAAATGTAAGGCATCGTTTGACTAGTATACTCAGTGACTGCGGACAATATGAGACTCACACCCACAGACACTCAACTTGGCCAGTTCGTGTAATTACTCGGTCCTAGAAATCCATGTTATTATACCCCTTTCACCTCACTTATTGTCATCAAATACGTCAATGCtattggtattttattttattctgaaTTATCTCTGGTCTATGCTCAAACCTAACTTTTAGGCGACgtaataacattttactttAGACGTTCCATGTGACACTTCAAAGATGGTCGGTTTGGCAGTCTATACCAACAAGTGGTAAAACGGCTGCTTAAAAATACCATCTTTCTTCTTGTACATATGAAACCTTGTCATCTATACATCAACACAATATCGAGTCTTACCTCGTCTGATGACACGTCATAAAGGAGAGGTTCCAATGACATATACCTCCTTGCAGATACCGGACGACCTTCGGACCAAGATGCAGCTAACACTTTGACAGGTGAATCGAAAGAGTCGCCGTGCCTATCTACAGAGAGTGAGAGTCTCTTCATGTCTACGATGAGATTTTTCACCACCAGTATAATAGATTCAGCTGATCAGACTGTTGATTTGAGAGTATCGCCACCAATATGGTAGATTCAGACTGTTGATTTGAGAGTGTATTAACTATCGGCAACAGTATGGTAGATTAAGACTGTTGATTTGAGAGTGTGTTCAGGTACCTATCTCCACCAAGATGGTAGATTTCAATATGTTACCAAGGCCGATACCAACATAACATACAAACTTGTAGAAAGtgtataattgcatatataAGGTTCTTTTGATAGAATGCTGAGAGAGTAGGGtcaatatttacacatacatagGACAATAGAGGCGATTGTCTACTTTTCGAAATAACATAAATCCGACCCTTTAGAATTCATGTACTGGAAGTCGATTGACTTCTGAagtagaaattttcaatttGCAGTAGGCAGCTACATTGATGGAATTAATTACATAAAAAGATATACATTATAGGAGAAAACAAGTAAACAATGTTGAAAGTTTCACATTGATCGGTCATATGGTCATACACTATTACTTGATATGCTTAGCCTGGGATCCATGCTTTACTCAGGACATTTCGCGTTATTCACCTACAGTGAGACAGAACGTTAACACTATTCACCCAGGCTAATACCCGCTGGTGAACTGAAAACTTTTAAACTTTAGCATTTTCAACTCATATTTCAAACGCAGCCCGTCACCATTTTTCAAAAAGAGGAATTCTCATATATGAAGAATCCAAGTTGTTTGTATTGTGGGTTATGGAATGAAAGGTTCAAGGtataatagtat
The genomic region above belongs to Glandiceps talaboti chromosome 8, keGlaTala1.1, whole genome shotgun sequence and contains:
- the LOC144438873 gene encoding coiled-coil domain-containing protein 169-like isoform X2, which translates into the protein MAIGDMDDDEFDVDRLRAEVQQERQMKEMLEQSTGELRITVAELEKRLDGVGEEGNEWKTRFETQEELNQQLEKQILMFREKVDEAKRNAKGQNTEMKSYDELNEAGLKKLMRQLDKDKASLESQLRDYEWRLDQESKAFHKANDERKTYLTEIGQHDLNSVSLNVPQQQAMRVKHDDAKYSLEEMKKRNALSGVPESYSSSPRNYQNVPDNQRILDPRKGPIKKTAAVKKLPKI
- the LOC144438873 gene encoding coiled-coil domain-containing protein 169-like isoform X3 is translated as MAIGDMDDDEFDVDRLRAEVQQERQMKEMLEQSTGELRITVAELEKRLDGVGEEGNEWKTRFETQEELNQQLEKQILMFREKVDEAKRNAKGQNTEMKSYDELNEAGLKKLMRQLDKDKASLESQLRDYEWRLDQESKAFHKANDERKTYLTEIGQALKDHQDAKYSLEEMKKRNALSGVPESYSSSPRNYQNVPDNQRILDPRKGPIKKTAAVKKLPKI
- the LOC144438873 gene encoding coiled-coil domain-containing protein 169-like isoform X4, whose product is MAIGDMDDDEFDVDRLRAEVQQERQMKEMLEQSTGELRITVAELEKRLDGVGEEGNEWKTRFETQEELNQQLEKQILMFREKVDEAKRNAKGQNTEMKSYDELNEAGLKKLMRQLDKDKASLESQLRDYEWRLDQESKAFHKANDERKTYLTEIGQAKYSLEEMKKRNALSGVPESYSSSPRNYQNVPDNQRILDPRKGPIKKTAAVKKLPKI
- the LOC144438873 gene encoding coiled-coil domain-containing protein 169-like isoform X1 → MAIGDMDDDEFDVDRLRAEVQQERQMKEMLEQSTGELRITVAELEKRLDGVGEEGNEWKTRFETQEELNQQLEKQILMFREKVDEAKRNAKGQNTEMKSYDELNEAGLKKLMRQLDKDKASLESQLRDYEWRLDQESKAFHKANDERKTYLTEIGQALKDHQDHDLNSVSLNVPQQQAMRVKHDDAKYSLEEMKKRNALSGVPESYSSSPRNYQNVPDNQRILDPRKGPIKKTAAVKKLPKI